In the genome of Marispirochaeta sp., one region contains:
- a CDS encoding helix-turn-helix transcriptional regulator, with amino-acid sequence MLFWERVKSLISEKNSTQDSIARSIPVRADTFSRWIQRGTMPNADQAVFIAKSLNTTVEYLVTGTTIKKSHIRIRLDNFLDSLTENEIEQSFKMLKTEFPRRSENAQDGLT; translated from the coding sequence ATGTTGTTCTGGGAGAGAGTCAAATCATTAATCTCAGAAAAGAACTCAACGCAGGATAGTATCGCGCGATCGATACCGGTAAGGGCTGATACATTCAGTCGGTGGATACAACGAGGAACAATGCCGAATGCTGATCAAGCTGTCTTTATTGCAAAATCGCTGAATACTACCGTTGAGTACCTGGTGACCGGAACTACTATTAAAAAATCCCATATTAGAATCCGGCTGGACAACTTCCTTGATTCTTTAACCGAGAATGAAATTGAACAATCCTTTAAAATGCTTAAGACAGAATTCCCTCGGAGATCCGAAAACGCACAGGATGGACTAACATGA
- a CDS encoding TRAP transporter substrate-binding protein, which yields MKKLFVVLLVALLSIGLFANGTQETASTPTSENPLVLKLAENQPENNPVTIAMYKFADLVEEKTSGAVQIEVYASAQLGQETENIEQVSAGILEMARVNSVTLAQTVKELGVFTLPYIFTDQKTKYEILDGSIGKEVLDSFEQYNMVSFGYLEAGSRNFYTTKKPITNLSDLKGQKIRVQPAKISIDMVNYLGAVATPMDYGEVYTGLQAGVIDGAENDFVSYYTSGHYEVAKYFTLDAHLAPPAMIIMSLKSWNRLTDEQKAAVQKAADEATAYQRVAMNEKQDEFRALVEKAGTTVYDVNTKPFQDAVAPIYDEYPEFSDIINRIRSF from the coding sequence ATGAAAAAACTATTTGTCGTTTTGCTAGTAGCCTTATTGTCAATCGGCCTGTTCGCTAACGGGACACAGGAGACAGCTTCTACTCCGACCTCTGAGAATCCGCTTGTTCTGAAGCTTGCTGAAAATCAGCCTGAGAATAACCCGGTTACTATCGCAATGTACAAATTCGCCGACCTGGTTGAAGAAAAGACCAGTGGTGCAGTGCAAATTGAAGTTTATGCCAGTGCACAGCTTGGCCAGGAGACCGAGAACATCGAGCAAGTATCTGCTGGAATCCTGGAGATGGCACGTGTCAATTCTGTTACGCTCGCCCAGACTGTAAAGGAGCTTGGCGTTTTTACTTTACCGTACATCTTCACTGATCAAAAAACAAAGTATGAAATTCTAGACGGATCTATTGGCAAGGAAGTACTGGATTCTTTCGAACAATATAACATGGTTAGTTTTGGTTATCTTGAAGCAGGTTCCAGAAACTTCTACACCACCAAAAAGCCTATCACAAACCTCAGTGACCTGAAGGGGCAGAAGATACGTGTCCAACCTGCTAAGATTTCTATTGACATGGTCAATTACCTGGGTGCTGTCGCTACTCCTATGGATTACGGTGAAGTTTACACTGGGTTACAGGCTGGCGTGATCGATGGTGCTGAAAACGACTTCGTCAGCTACTACACCAGTGGTCACTATGAAGTTGCAAAGTATTTTACTCTTGATGCACACCTTGCTCCTCCTGCTATGATAATCATGAGTCTGAAGAGTTGGAACCGATTAACTGATGAGCAGAAAGCTGCAGTACAAAAAGCTGCCGACGAAGCTACTGCCTACCAGCGTGTGGCCATGAATGAGAAGCAGGATGAATTCCGTGCTCTTGTTGAGAAGGCCGGAACTACTGTTTATGATGTCAACACTAAGCCGTTCCAGGACGCCGTTGCCCCAATCTATGACGAGTACCCTGAGTTCTCCGATATTATCAACAGGATCCGATCATTCTAA
- a CDS encoding SAM-dependent methyltransferase, with amino-acid sequence MEKFELRTIGVLRMYQGRYWAEIDEQYRLGLDGLEGFSHINVLFWCHLLDSPEQRALCTCKKPYQKAPKSLGVFATRSPARPNPIALTVCEITGIDEKSGRIELAFIDAEDRSPIVDIKPYHPAIDRVREANVPGWCSHWPDWYEDSAVFDWNAEFVNTQ; translated from the coding sequence ATGGAGAAATTCGAACTAAGAACTATCGGTGTATTACGCATGTATCAAGGCAGGTACTGGGCAGAGATCGACGAACAGTATCGACTTGGACTCGACGGGCTGGAAGGTTTTAGCCACATCAATGTGCTTTTCTGGTGTCATCTTCTTGACTCACCTGAACAACGGGCACTTTGTACCTGCAAAAAGCCGTATCAAAAGGCTCCGAAAAGTCTTGGAGTGTTTGCAACTCGTTCTCCCGCTCGTCCAAATCCGATCGCGCTTACAGTATGCGAAATCACCGGAATCGATGAGAAGTCCGGTCGTATCGAACTTGCTTTTATCGATGCTGAAGACCGATCGCCGATTGTGGACATCAAACCCTATCATCCTGCAATAGATCGTGTCCGCGAGGCCAATGTACCGGGGTGGTGTTCCCATTGGCCCGATTGGTACGAGGATAGTGCAGTTTTCGATTGGAATGCAGAGTTTGTCAACACTCAGTAG
- a CDS encoding TRAP transporter small permease, with the protein MGKFLSVLDRMLEIFTVIALAIMLLLTVSQVLLRYVFNNPTSWSEEITLFLLVWFGFISMSIGVRKNTHISLEFFYDRLGDTGKFILDVGRYLLLLTFSIMMTAYAFPMIAIGHTNTMPSTQISRAVLYAPALVGGALMMLFSLLNLIHVFKRRGSKHV; encoded by the coding sequence ATGGGAAAATTTTTATCAGTTCTTGATCGCATGTTGGAGATATTCACCGTGATTGCACTGGCTATCATGCTCTTATTGACGGTATCCCAGGTATTGTTGCGATACGTGTTCAACAACCCAACTTCATGGTCTGAGGAGATAACACTTTTCTTATTGGTGTGGTTTGGATTTATATCTATGTCGATTGGTGTACGCAAGAACACCCATATCTCTTTGGAGTTCTTCTACGACAGATTAGGTGATACTGGGAAGTTTATTCTCGATGTCGGACGATATCTTTTATTGTTAACCTTCTCGATAATGATGACAGCCTATGCGTTTCCAATGATTGCTATTGGTCACACGAATACTATGCCAAGTACCCAGATTTCACGAGCGGTACTATATGCGCCTGCCCTAGTCGGAGGCGCACTCATGATGCTTTTCTCTCTGCTCAATTTGATCCATGTATTTAAACGAAGAGGATCAAAACATGTATAG
- a CDS encoding CBS domain-containing protein: protein MTIRNLINRNEDIVHPFTSTESVEKILLDNYYVVVMDNGEFKGIVTQPDIIKAGHNLIIDCIIPKAKLSANDDLTKAIDTMQEEKQFTLPVFDDTDTYIGSLSYTRIMENIYKSGQGPIKDVVVPISNIEVNINNVIGPEEFEAAKQMFISELSHFTKNSIQVIYSSLELYKVAKENEEKDELLSSIYDNTKKIDGIVNKLIQQYFTEVN, encoded by the coding sequence ATGACGATCCGGAACCTGATAAATAGAAACGAAGATATCGTTCATCCATTCACCAGTACCGAATCTGTAGAGAAGATACTCCTGGACAATTACTACGTTGTCGTTATGGATAACGGCGAGTTTAAAGGAATCGTCACCCAACCAGATATAATCAAGGCGGGTCATAACCTGATTATTGACTGCATCATCCCAAAAGCTAAACTTTCTGCAAATGATGATCTCACGAAAGCCATTGATACGATGCAGGAAGAGAAACAGTTTACACTACCCGTCTTTGATGATACCGATACGTATATCGGGAGTCTTTCATACACCCGAATTATGGAGAACATTTATAAGTCAGGCCAAGGGCCTATTAAAGACGTTGTCGTTCCAATATCCAATATCGAGGTCAATATCAATAATGTAATCGGCCCTGAAGAGTTCGAAGCGGCAAAACAGATGTTCATCAGCGAACTTTCACATTTTACAAAAAATTCTATACAGGTGATCTATAGTTCGTTAGAATTATACAAGGTTGCAAAAGAGAACGAAGAAAAGGATGAACTTCTTTCCTCGATCTATGACAACACCAAAAAGATCGATGGAATTGTTAATAAGCTCATCCAGCAGTACTTCACAGAGGTGAATTGA
- a CDS encoding TRAP transporter large permease, translating to MYSTGAIILFGSLAILMILRIPIAFSLIVSSIISALYLEIPLLFLFQKMVNGLNSFTFLAVPFFILAAQIMIEGGISTKLMALANVMVGRIRGGTAMVNVVTSMFFGGISGSSVADVSSVGSFLIPAMEKEGYGKDFSVAVTVTSSVQGVIIPPSQNMIYYSLAAGGLSVGKLFIAGYIPGIMLGVALMIVTYILAAKRDYPKGKRFTFGESIYVAKDAILGLFMIVIIIGGIVLGIFTPTESAAIASTYALVITFFVYRNMTFKNLYNIFVNTTNMLLLIIAIISASSAFGFLLAYMRIPVMVTDFFLSISENPIVILISINILMLILGLVMDMGVLILLLTPILLPVVTSIGMDPIHFGIIMILNLGLGLCTPPVGTSLFVGCAIANLKIEHSIKALLPFYLTMLIILVILIAFPQLTLWLPSLMTV from the coding sequence ATGTATAGCACAGGAGCCATTATCCTCTTCGGGTCTCTTGCAATCTTGATGATATTGAGGATTCCGATCGCATTCTCTCTGATCGTTTCTTCGATTATATCGGCATTGTATCTTGAGATTCCTTTATTGTTTCTCTTTCAGAAAATGGTCAATGGATTAAACAGTTTTACTTTCCTTGCTGTACCATTCTTTATCTTGGCTGCTCAAATAATGATAGAAGGCGGGATCAGTACTAAATTGATGGCATTGGCAAATGTTATGGTTGGACGGATTCGGGGAGGAACTGCAATGGTGAACGTTGTTACCAGCATGTTCTTCGGTGGAATTTCAGGATCCTCAGTTGCTGATGTTTCGTCTGTAGGGTCTTTCCTTATTCCGGCGATGGAAAAGGAAGGCTATGGAAAAGATTTCAGCGTCGCAGTAACAGTCACTTCCTCCGTTCAAGGTGTTATCATCCCTCCATCGCAGAATATGATTTACTATTCATTAGCTGCAGGAGGTCTGTCGGTTGGCAAATTATTCATAGCAGGTTATATCCCTGGGATAATGTTGGGTGTAGCCCTCATGATTGTCACTTATATCTTGGCTGCAAAGCGTGATTATCCCAAAGGTAAGAGGTTTACTTTCGGTGAGAGTATCTATGTTGCGAAGGATGCGATCCTTGGATTGTTCATGATCGTAATTATCATCGGCGGTATAGTCTTGGGTATATTCACACCTACAGAGTCTGCGGCTATCGCATCAACTTATGCATTGGTAATTACATTTTTTGTTTATCGGAATATGACGTTCAAGAATCTATACAACATATTTGTTAATACCACCAATATGCTTTTATTGATCATCGCTATCATTTCAGCTTCTTCCGCTTTCGGATTTTTGCTTGCCTATATGCGAATCCCTGTGATGGTAACCGATTTCTTCCTTTCCATCTCAGAGAACCCTATAGTAATCTTGATTTCGATAAATATCCTCATGCTGATTCTTGGCTTAGTAATGGACATGGGGGTACTTATCTTGTTACTTACGCCCATACTCTTGCCGGTTGTGACGAGTATAGGGATGGATCCTATCCACTTTGGTATCATAATGATCCTTAATTTGGGGTTGGGACTTTGTACGCCTCCCGTCGGAACTTCTCTATTCGTTGGTTGCGCGATTGCGAACCTGAAGATAGAACATTCTATCAAAGCCTTGCTTCCATTTTATCTA